A genome region from Mesorhizobium sp. B2-1-8 includes the following:
- a CDS encoding multidrug efflux MFS transporter, which translates to MAQEDTRQSGYNIHWRRNLAVCFAGSFSTLIAMTLLLPFLPLYVEQLGAQGHAAIVQWSGIAYGATFFAAAMVAPLWGRLGDRYGRKVMLVRASFGMAICMSLTGMVETVWQLVLLRLLIGFAGGYSSGSTILVAMQTPKERSGWALGVLSAGITAGSLVGPLLGGVLPPVIGIRATFLLSGGVIFLAFLATTFLIKENPRQRAAKAAPAAKPKSGWSQIPDKRPVVAMLTTGMLLAFATMSIEPIIAVYVQQLIEDQSRVTLVAGVVMSAAALGTILSASWLGKLADRIGHWNVVVGALAVSALLLIPQAFVTNGWQLIGLRFLMGVALGGLLPCITSVIRHNIPDGVGGNVLGLAISAQYVGQVAGPLAGGFVGGHFGMPAVFLGTSVLMALGAVCNWIVQSRRTRHMALEAGKP; encoded by the coding sequence ATGGCACAGGAAGACACGCGGCAAAGCGGTTATAATATCCACTGGCGACGCAATCTCGCCGTCTGTTTCGCGGGCTCGTTCAGCACGCTCATCGCCATGACCCTGCTCTTGCCCTTCCTGCCGCTCTATGTCGAACAGCTCGGCGCACAGGGTCATGCCGCCATCGTACAGTGGTCCGGCATCGCCTATGGCGCCACCTTCTTCGCCGCGGCCATGGTCGCGCCGTTGTGGGGACGCCTGGGCGACCGCTATGGCCGCAAGGTGATGCTGGTACGCGCCTCCTTCGGCATGGCGATCTGCATGTCGCTGACGGGTATGGTCGAGACGGTCTGGCAGTTGGTTCTGCTGCGCCTGCTGATCGGCTTCGCCGGCGGCTATTCCTCGGGTTCAACCATATTGGTGGCCATGCAGACGCCGAAGGAGCGCTCAGGCTGGGCGCTCGGCGTCCTGTCGGCGGGCATCACGGCGGGCTCGCTGGTCGGTCCCCTGCTCGGCGGCGTGCTGCCGCCGGTGATCGGGATTCGCGCCACCTTCCTCTTGTCAGGCGGGGTGATCTTCCTCGCCTTCCTAGCGACGACTTTCCTCATCAAGGAGAACCCGCGCCAGAGGGCGGCCAAAGCCGCGCCGGCGGCAAAGCCGAAAAGCGGCTGGTCGCAGATCCCGGACAAGCGCCCGGTGGTGGCCATGCTGACCACCGGCATGCTGCTCGCCTTCGCCACGATGTCGATCGAGCCTATCATCGCCGTCTATGTGCAGCAGCTCATCGAGGACCAGAGCCGGGTGACGCTCGTCGCCGGCGTTGTGATGTCGGCGGCCGCGCTCGGCACCATCCTGTCGGCGTCCTGGCTCGGCAAGCTCGCAGACCGGATCGGGCACTGGAACGTTGTCGTGGGAGCGCTGGCGGTCTCGGCGCTGCTGCTCATCCCGCAGGCTTTTGTCACCAACGGCTGGCAGCTCATCGGCCTGCGTTTCCTGATGGGCGTGGCGTTGGGCGGCCTCCTGCCCTGCATCACCAGTGTCATCAGGCACAACATCCCAGACGGCGTCGGCGGCAACGTGCTTGGCTTGGCGATCTCGGCGCAGTATGTCGGGCAGGTCGCGGGACCGCTGGCCGGCGGTTTTGTCGGCGGCCATTTCGGCATGCCGGCGGTGTTTCTCGGCACATCGGTGCTGATGGCGCTCGGTGCCGTATGCAACTGGATTGTCCAGTCGCGGCGGACGCGGCATATGGCACTGGAAGCGGGCAAGCCCTGA
- a CDS encoding GntR family transcriptional regulator: protein MSQMQNVERQLREMILALEIGPGERLTERWIEGRFGASRTPVRAALLRLETEGLVGRDGRGWTVSPINLAELEQIAVYREAVEVAALRLTCGQADKSAVDIIEAMLDSCDENTPREEWHRVGMDFHIELARLSGNEFLFRAVRDAMTRLSRARWLEVRDETALGRAWLEHRAILAVTRLGQADEAARMLSAHIVGSRDRLVTSLANDRRGLRARGFAVVAA from the coding sequence ATGTCGCAGATGCAGAATGTCGAACGGCAGCTTCGCGAGATGATCCTGGCGCTCGAGATCGGGCCGGGAGAGCGGCTGACCGAACGCTGGATCGAAGGCCGCTTCGGCGCCTCGCGCACGCCGGTCAGGGCGGCACTGCTGCGGCTGGAGACCGAGGGACTGGTCGGCAGGGACGGGCGCGGCTGGACGGTCTCGCCCATTAACCTCGCCGAGCTCGAGCAGATCGCGGTCTATCGCGAGGCGGTCGAGGTCGCGGCGCTGCGGCTGACATGCGGGCAAGCCGACAAGAGCGCTGTCGATATCATCGAGGCGATGCTCGATTCCTGCGACGAAAACACGCCGCGCGAGGAATGGCATCGTGTCGGCATGGATTTTCACATCGAGCTGGCGCGGCTATCCGGCAACGAATTCCTGTTTCGGGCGGTCCGTGACGCCATGACGCGCCTGTCGCGCGCCCGCTGGCTGGAAGTGCGTGACGAAACGGCCCTTGGCCGTGCCTGGCTCGAACATCGCGCCATCCTTGCCGTGACACGCCTTGGTCAGGCCGATGAAGCCGCGCGGATGCTGTCGGCCCACATCGTCGGCAGCCGTGACCGGCTGGTGACGTCGCTTGCCAACGACCGACGTGGCCTTCGCGCCAGGGGATTTGCCGTCGTCGCCGCTTAA
- a CDS encoding DUF982 domain-containing protein, whose translation MTVKSVTAGSTQLLRSAREASDYLLNSWPGKRSAKHRAALQACHDALAGDKPAMNARRAFIAAAREVDVFISDKAPV comes from the coding sequence GTGACCGTCAAATCCGTCACGGCGGGGAGCACTCAGCTCTTGCGTTCGGCAAGGGAGGCTTCCGATTACCTTCTCAACAGCTGGCCCGGGAAGCGCAGCGCCAAGCATCGCGCGGCGCTGCAGGCCTGCCACGATGCGCTCGCCGGCGACAAGCCGGCGATGAATGCCCGACGCGCTTTCATCGCCGCGGCGCGGGAGGTGGATGTTTTCATCAGCGACAAGGCGCCAGTCTGA
- a CDS encoding DUF423 domain-containing protein has product MNLADPNGSRLLVLAGGLVGAAGVALSAAAAHRGGAFIGTAASFLLMHAPVFLAVGLVGGANRWLRIASLVLLAGLVLFAGDLLARDFLGSRLFPMSAPIGGTLLIVGWLAIAISALARPRS; this is encoded by the coding sequence ATGAACCTCGCCGACCCAAACGGCAGCCGCCTCCTCGTGCTTGCCGGCGGTCTCGTCGGCGCGGCGGGGGTGGCGCTTTCGGCAGCAGCCGCGCATCGCGGCGGCGCCTTCATCGGCACGGCCGCGTCGTTCCTCCTGATGCATGCTCCGGTCTTTCTGGCCGTTGGCCTTGTCGGAGGAGCAAACCGCTGGCTGCGCATCGCAAGCCTCGTTCTGCTCGCCGGGCTCGTGCTTTTCGCGGGCGATCTTCTCGCCCGCGATTTCCTGGGATCGAGACTGTTTCCGATGTCGGCGCCAATCGGAGGCACCTTGCTCATCGTCGGCTGGCTGGCGATAGCAATTTCTGCCCTGGCACGCCCACGTTCCTGA